gcgaAATTGAACGGTCCTTTTCCCTGAGTACGGGGTAAAGCCGTGAGCCACACACAaagtgcttgtgtgtgtgtgtgtgtgtgtgtgtctacctgagcaggagagaaagagagtaaGAGCGGGCGTGCCTTCACCGGGTTACAGACAGAACTGGCAGGAACACACCACACGTGTAACGATAAtaaaaggagaagagagaaaagtggCCACTaatgccgccaccgcccgcTGAGTAGATAAGCGCTGAGAGGGGCCAGAGGACAAAGCGAGGCTCGGGAGCGGAATGAGATACGAGGCAAAGGTGGGACAGCGCCTTCTATCGATTTTGCGCTCGCACGACGTGGAGCAGCTCTGATGCGAATAAATgaaggcgaggaagggagagagatgggggaggagaggtaGAGATGAGTGAGTGACCCAGCCGTGCGTGGGCTGGCACCGTCCTCTCTGCTCACCACATCGCTGCGCATGAATGGCTGTGTCGCCGTGCATGTCAGTGCTCATGCGCGCctttgcgtgtgcgtgtgtgtgtgtgttcgtttAGTCTCTGTTTTCACGGCGATGCCACCACGACCACAGCGCATGACACAGAGGAATAGTGAAATAGTAAACTGCAGAAGGAGCCAAGAgtaggaagagagagagggggggagtgctGCAACAGGAACGCGGTGCCgggtgggaagggggtaAAGGGCGGGAGGCTCATGGTGGCGATGCGGGAAAATCAGACTCAACCAATGTCGCCTcaaagagaaagagtgaACGAGGCATGAATGAAGTGTACTGTTGAGGTGCAAGGCAAGAACGAGAAAGTGAAGAGCGAATCAAAGCAAGACAGAACAAAAatgaaaacaaaagagatgGAGACGAGGAGATGAGCTGCAGAGGTGAAAAACATGCTGGCAACAGAACACTGAGTTTGGCTGGCACATCACCTCCAAAGGGGtagggtggggggtgggtggggcaCAAGCAGGGACCTCAACGTGGGGTCGAAAACTACCCGACAACGGCAACGAAAACACAAAACAAATGAAAacaggcgagagagagagaataaaTGTGTACTCCTGCCCTCGGCCACCAGCAGACTACCAACCCATCTTGCCGCCGCACTCACATGCATTGTCGCACCAAACTACAGCAGAAGGTAGTGTGGGGACGAGGAAATGGCGGGGCACGAAgacacacaagagaagcTGATACGCACAAGAACCGTTTCATCCTCTTTGAGTCAAGAGAAAATAGTGCGGACGTACGCAGGCAACGCTaacggcaacagcaacgcaAGCACAAGAAAACGATGAGAGGGTAAAGAATCGATAGCGACGGCACCGTCAAAGCTGGTGAAGAAAGGGGTCCGACGCGGTGGGGtaacgccgcagcagcactcctAACACCTgtcagcgcagctgcgcgtgcgtatgGTGATAAGTTACTTAGATGTGTTCGCTATAGCAAAGAGATTGGCGGGGAAAcgaggcagagagcgaaagacGCAGTCCGGTGGTGACACAGCTGTAAAGCCGACTGTGAAGAGTAAGCGCTGTGTGGCTGTGTCAGTCGGTAAATCTCATGAAACACTGGCATGGGAGGAAAATATCGCGCTAAaacggcacacacacgcaccatcCACACCACTTACAGATGAACGGCGATCTTCGTTCTCCAGTACCGATCAAAGGCGGCCGCCGTCTCTTTGAGCCCCTCCGTCAGACTCACTTGCGTTGTGTCGAACACCTCGATATCCCCCTTGTAAGGCAAGTGGCGCAGCTTGAGCAGCTTCTGGCCCACATCGAGCTGGCTGGCCACGCGCTGCTCGGCAGCTTTTCGGCTGATGCCATTGCGCACCATCACGCGATCAACCGCCGTTGCAGGGGTACAGTGTGTCATCCAAATATCGGTGGTCAGCTCGAGTACCTCCGTCATTtcacacagcagcgccgcctccacaaTGATCAGCCCAACCACGGGTGCTGCTGAACTAGCGGCACCAGTGGAAGTCGAAGGTGATGAAGACGTCGGCGAAAAAGaagtcgccgccgtcgtggtgAAGGGCAAAACCCCAGCCGACTCCATGGAAGGCGGGTATGGTGTTTTTAAACCCGCACACAGCTTGGCGTACTCCTCCTTGATCGCGGCGGTGATGTAGGGCCAGCAGATCGCGTTCAGCTCTTGCAACTTGCGCTCCTCAGCAAACACAATTTCGCCAAGCACACGACGATCAATACGGGGCTCTGCCTTTCCTGGTCGCGCGGCGCTATCACCTCGACAagccccttcctctcctccttgggTTGGGAAAGCTACTTGTTGGCTTGCCGGCTCAGCTGACACCGGTGCGGACAGGATGGCAGTCCCAAAGTGCTGTAGCAGCGCGTAGTAACACGGCTTGCCAGGCTCGTAGATGTGGTGACCAACAAGGTCCGCATTAATGTAGTGCACCGTTAACATCGAAGAAGATGGGATGGCTTCCTGGTGCGCCTTTCTATCCCTGCCAAGGAATGGCATTGAAGTTGTACTACTCTTCCCTAGGTCTTTGTCAGCGCACATGgcttgctgtcgctgctgtgccacctCCACAAGGTGCTTGCAGCGGGAAGTCTTGCCACTTGCAATGGTGCCGGTGAAGCCGATGGTGCGAATGGCCTTCATCGCTACGgagcgctctctctctctctgtggggatCGGTATGTTAGTCTATCGTGCGATAGACTAGTTGGCGCAAACAAGCCAGGAAGAATTTGGTAACGCAGACGTTTCGCGCAGCTTTCGGTATATTAAAACGGGGTCGCTGttgaaagaggaggtggcgtgTCGAAGCAACAAGGGCGGGAGCAGAACCCAAAGAGGGCCGCCTTGTTCTTTtttcggctgctgccgcacgtaacactgcagcgctgtccGTTGGTGGATAAAGGGGTACGCCTGCCGTGCAACTAAGGCGTTGCTACggttgttctctctctgcttgttcgtttttttttttggcggggggagagaggagggagggggggaagataTCCTTGTCTGCCCTCGAATGTGAGTGTCTCTTATGGATGGGAGAGAgtaaaggagagagaaaggggacTTTACTCGTGCGCGGCAACGTATCATACCGTAGGGCGGTAAAAGGCACTCAAGGGAGGGTGAAGTGAAGAGAAagctgaaagagagaaagaccgGAGTCGTCAGACGCGCACTTTTCGACCCACCGCTACCACCAGTGCCGTAAGTCTTTCCAGCGAAGCACATCGAAAAGACAGCAGCATCGGGGTAAGTTGGCGCGGCATGTTCCACTCGGAATGACAAAGGTGCCAAGTCCACTGGCACAGCTCTGGCAACGTGGAGCAactgaaagagagggagagaccgCGTCCACCAAAGACGAGCGCctgaagaaagggagggaaaaaatgAGTGGCATGAAACATGCGATGAGACGAAAGAACAacgcggcgcaccaccgtTGTCTATTGGCCCAGTCGACATGTCCACCTGCCACGCACACTCGGAGctccgcccctccctccctccctccccctcccaaaCGACTAGGAAGTGCACCGGTGGGCAGACGTCTCCTGCAAGTCCTCGTCGGCTTTTCCTCCGCTAACTGGAGCTCTTTTGGTTTGCCACGAGTGGTTTGTTGATTAGTTCGTGTTCTTCTTATTAGTTTAGTCGAtgctcgcctcccccctccccctctcctacaCAGATGCGctgacacacgcacgcacgcgcgacaCGAGCAGCCATCGCCCTTCGTCGCCGTTGCCATCTCACTTTCGttcgttttttcttcgttgcgTTGGCTTTTTTGCGTCGGCCTTTTCAGTCGTTCGAGCACCGAAAAGCAACGCCCACGCCAAGGGGGACGAAGAACCGGTAAAAGCGTCACACCATGTGGCACACTGCACTACAGccgagcgagggagaggggagcacacatgcgcacaccaTCGCGCAAGGACATAAGGAGATCCAGCGAGAGGCGCAGGCCGATAGATGTGCGACgctgagcgagagagaacacaAAGTATGTCAAGAAGCAATGAAGCGGAGCCGCGAAGCAAAAATGCGCccatgtacacacacacacacctcgtGCAGGCACAAGAATCGTAAACCGGTAAAGACGAGGcccacaacagcaaagaggcaaaaaaaggcCCGAGGCGTTCATGACAGATACCCCGCGCATCACGGCCTGACGCAGAAGCATGCGCTCGTTGAGCAGCAGGCACTTAcgccttcccttcctccttcaacGTCGCCACTGCGCCCTCCCGCGGCTTGCGAGAGCCTGCAAGGGCCGACTTCTCCCGCACCTCCTCGATGCGCATCCCCTTGTTCAGCTCCGTCAGCTTCGCCACAACTTCCTTCACGTGGTTTGCAGCGGCGTTAGCGGGGCGCTCCAGCTCCACAAAGGCACACGTGATCACCTCGGATATGGCCTCcttgctgcggcgacgcctTTCGCTCTTGACAAGGTTCACCAGCTTCACAGCAGAGACCGGCGTCACGACGgcgcgcaccttctcctccgttATCGATTCTGGCAGCTCCTTCAAGATGATGTCGTAGTACACTACCGAGTTGGTAGCCCTGGGCAGCTTCTTGGTGAGCTTGGGCTTGGCAGACCCTGCTGACTGCAAGACATCCTTCTCGTCTGCCTTGACCTTTGCAATTTTGCGTGTGGCCTTCTCCCTGTTCTCTGTGGACTTCACCTTATcgctcacacgcaccgcgGTGTTCGAAAAGGCAGCGCCTTCGCTCACTTTACtgaggcgcagcgcctcggcgaAGCTCGCCGGCTTCTTGCGAGTCGCTGGGGCATGCACAGCAGCCAGCTCGGCtggcgtctcctcctcggcaacagcaacagcagtgcCCACCGTCGACTCCTCAGCCTCCTTCAACAACGGCGTCTCAGCCGCCAACGCCGTCTGTCCGGCAGCTGAGTAACTCAGCTTATCGTCCGTGATGCCGTACGTATCCTTCGCCAGCTTATACAATTCCACCTCCTGAGTGAAGGACTGCGTTCTGGCAGTACCGATGAGCTGGCCCTTCACTGTGATCTTGATTGCGCCGGAGGCGGCCAGCTCAGACATCACGTCCTCGACTCTCACTCGCGTCACACCCTCAGCGGTAAGGGACgtgagcagcgaggagagctCGACGGCGCCGTTCGACTTCCTGAAGCTATGCACAACATTCGCAGAGGGGACGTAGAGGGCGGCCAGCGCCTCGGGAGTTTCCACGAGTGTGGTGTAGTAGTGCACCGCAAAGCTCACGCCGATGCTCTGAAGCCGCGTGTCGGACATATCCACCGTCATGGCTCGAAAAATTGGAGCTggagaaaggaagaaaatAGATGACGGATAAAGTGGGAGCTGGGGTAAGAGACGTGTGTGATCAGGACAGAAGGCGAACCAGGAAGCAGCGTatgccctctcttttcgcctaTGGAGGGTTTTAGTGGTTAAGTAGAGTTAGGCCTGCTGCATACAGATAGTagtgaatgtgtgtgtgtgtggctacGCAgtcagggaaagagagaggggagacgTGGTCTTATATGTGGCGATGCTTCTCAGTGTCTGGACGTATGTGTCATCGGTGCcggtagcggtggcagtgataTGGGCCGGTTCGGTTTAGAAAAAGCCTAAGAGGCAGATgagcgaaaaagagggaTGTAGTGCCTGTCAGactggatgtgtgtgtgtgtgttcgtggTTCGACGACAGTCCTGATGCTCGCGTCAAGGGTTAGAGGCTGGGCGTACGGGTGTGGATGGACATTTTTGGTGAGATGTTGTGGCAAAGgcgcgcaaaaaaaaaaatgaagaaaagaggacgCAAACCAGAACAGGAAAGCGCCGCAGACGTAGTGGACGGGGAatgagagaagagcgaagtggggggaagaggaaggggaaaccACACGAAGGGCGAAAGATACTGTCTGCTGTGTGGGGAGCGAGGAAGAACGGAGGCCTCCGTACACTCTCTCCTTTACGTCACCCGTAGCCACGCATGCACGGCTGCAGAAGCACAACCGGAGAGCGACTGACACGAGTTTCCATGCGTATCGCCGTGGTAGTCGCCGGCAGGCGTGAAAAGAGGCCTACTCGCACCTCATGCGTCAAGACTGCCATGTGTCgtcgtgcatgtgtgcacaTGACGTTCAGTGTATATgcgggtgagggggtggACACACTACGAAGCAATCAAAACTTGCCCATCGCTGTGGGGCGTTTGAGATGGGGGGAAGAGGCCgaaaggagaagacacaCCGTGCCGCAAACAAAACCGAAAGAAAACGCGAGAGTAACGCGTAAACAACAAGCCGAGACGCTGACGCTCCATCTTGTCCGCCTTCAGGCGCTaaaggcgcacgcacacgcaccgcctCACTGCTTCTCAGCTGCCTTCCCCCCATCAAACAACCCTCATACACGTCTCTCACACTCTCGCTCAGTGTGTCCCCTGGAAGCGAGACAGTGAGCCCCAAAGCCACAGTCAtcgagaggggaaaagaatCTCATCAGCGAGCACCACACATCGACAGCCATACGCAACACAGTGCACTCCTTCTGAATACCAGTAGAAAAGACACTGTAGAAGAGCACCAAGACCGGAGATGACGCAGATGTCAGGGACTGAAATGGAAGAAAAACAAGGGAGAGggcacccctctctccctctctccctccctctccctccccaaTATCCTTCCATGAGTACGTCAGATGCAACTGTGCggttgccgccgccctttcctctctctctatcctgCCTCCTACGACTTGGAAGCCCACAAGCGCTGAGCGCGGTCCTCGGGTGTCATGCGCAGCTTCGCGTCAACAAACTCCTGAGCGTCGAGTACCGTCCAATTAGAGTGTACGCGCCTGCAGTTCTCACAGCGGCATGTCACCAACACGCCAGAGTAcccggcggcgcggcgctgctcatcgTGGTAGTTGCGGCAGTGCTCGTCGGAATTGAAGAGGATGGGGTTCGCAATCGGCTTGTACCCCTGGGCACTACGCTGGATTGCAGAACAGTTGCCGCACCGCAGGTAGAACTTTTGAAAGAACCGGTTCGACATGATGGTCTATCTTAGTGATGGACGAGTGAAAGCTACCAAGAAGAATGGGGTGGAGC
This region of Leishmania panamensis strain MHOM/PA/94/PSC-1 chromosome 18 sequence genomic DNA includes:
- a CDS encoding hypothetical protein (TriTrypDB/GeneDB-style sysID: LpmP.18.0290): MTVDMSDTRLQSIGVSFAVHYYTTLVETPEALAALYVPSANVVHSFRKSNGAVELSSLLTSLTAEGVTRVRVEDVMSELAASGAIKITVKGQLIGTARTQSFTQEVELYKLAKDTYGITDDKLSYSAAGQTALAAETPLLKEAEESTVGTAVAVAEEETPAELAAVHAPATRKKPASFAEALRLSKVSEGAAFSNTAVRVSDKVKSTENREKATRKIAKVKADEKDVLQSAGSAKPKLTKKLPRATNSVVYYDIILKELPESITEEKVRAVVTPVSAVKLVNLVKSERRRRSKEAISEVITCAFVELERPANAAANHVKEVVAKLTELNKGMRIEEVREKSALAGSRKPREGAVATLKEEGKA
- a CDS encoding dephospho-CoA kinase, putative (TriTrypDB/GeneDB-style sysID: LpmP.18.0280), translating into MKAIRTIGFTGTIASGKTSRCKHLVEVAQQRQQAMCADKDLGKSSTTSMPFLGRDRKAHQEAIPSSSMLTVHYINADLVGHHIYEPGKPCYYALLQHFGTAILSAPVSAEPASQQVAFPTQGGEEGACRGDSAARPGKAEPRIDRRVLGEIVFAEERKLQELNAICWPYITAAIKEEYAKLCAGLKTPYPPSMESAGVLPFTTTAATSFSPTSSSPSTSTGAASSAAPVVGLIIVEAALLCEMTEVLELTTDIWMTHCTPATAVDRVMVRNGISRKAAEQRVASQLDVGQKLLKLRHLPYKGDIEVFDTTQVSLTEGLKETAAAFDRYWRTKIAVHL
- a CDS encoding hypothetical protein (TriTrypDB/GeneDB-style sysID: LpmP.18.0300) codes for the protein MSNRFFQKFYLRCGNCSAIQRSAQGYKPIANPILFNSDEHCRNYHDEQRRAAGYSGVLVTCRCENCRRVHSNWTVLDAQEFVDAKLRMTPEDRAQRLWASKS